Genomic window (Myxocyprinus asiaticus isolate MX2 ecotype Aquarium Trade chromosome 26, UBuf_Myxa_2, whole genome shotgun sequence):
GATATCTCAGGAGAAAGGAGAGATCAAGGTTGCTGCATATTAAAGAGTGCTAAGGGTAAAGAGTTAGGAACAGGCTGTGTTCTTGCAGACTACAGGGTCTAAAAGGCACAGGCACACACCACCGCTACCACCACTATGTTGCCAATGGTTGCAATGACAGCCACCCACAGCCAGATGGCATCGCTGGAGAACTTGCCCTCCTCTTCCTGCTCGGCTGGTCGGGAGAAGCTAATGTTGAGGTTAGAGGTGGAAGTCTGAAGGGACGTGCTGCCATTATATGGAGAATCCATGAAGGTCCCGCTGACTGCTTGAAAATGCTGTAAGAAGGGAACAACTCTTTGTAAGCCAGAGCCAAGGCAaagcaagtttatttttataGCTCATTTGATACACAATGCCAACCCTAATTCAAAGTGCTATACATAGACATAGGTTAAGGTCTCAGTTAGGATATCTTTAAGTTAAGAAgaaattaaaatgactttatTACTGCTTAAAAATTAAATACTTTACTAAAAttacatcttaaaggaatattccagttcaatacacgttaagctcaatcgacaacatttatggcataatgttgtttgaaAGACTACCTGACGAAGACGTAACTGTTGAAGTCGAAAcgttgtttttgtcttttctattaaatcacttgccattatataaaacacatttgaaagctatttggttcattacatgaagcttaacattgtgtttgtttttgagttgtcacagtatgcaatagactggcatgtcttaaggtcaatattaggtaaaaaaaaaattgcaaaaaagaaaccactttctctagaaactcgtcagtcaatcgttgttttgaggaatgaaggctatacaatgcttgaaattgccaaaaaactgaagatttcatacaaaggtatacactacagtcttcaaagacaaaggacaactggctctaacaaggacagaaagagatgtggaaggccagagaATAATACATCAGAGTCCCtattttgagaaatagatgccttatATGTCCTCATTTGACagattcattgaattctacccactcaacaccagtttcatgtacaaaagaaaagtctcaggggtgcaggccttagggaagaattgcaaaaaaaagccacttttgaaacagaaaaacaaaacgaaaaggttagagtgggcaaagaaacacagacattggacaacagataactggaaaagaatgttatggatcttaaccccattgagcttttgtgggatcagctagactgtaaggtgcgtgagaagtgcccgacaagacagccacatctatggcaagagctacaggaagcgtggggtgaaatgtcacctgagtatctggacaaactgacagctagaatggcaaggatctgcaaagctgtaattgctgcatgtggaggattttcaGCCTGATCATGGTTATTAGGTGAACTGATTTATTGACCAGGCAAGGTGGAAAGACAACTGGGGTCCTTGTAGCATAGGTTAGTGGTTTGGCTAGCGGTTGTAAGGTAGGAATGTACCTCTCAACTTTGTTTTGAGCCTCCATCTTGCTTGAGTGGGTTGTAAGCTCACTTTAATCATTGAAAACTCTTTCCCTGTTTCAATGTAGTGATTTCATGAATATCCTGTCCAGATGGAATGCGTGAAGGGTGTGCATGTGTCTCTGTGGGTTTGAGGTAGGCTTATGTTTCAGCcgtgtttgcatttgtgtgttcCCAACGAGGAAAGCCAGCATGTTTATGTACAGAATTTGATTTCCttgtcatagtttttttttttttttattgccattGAAATGTTTAGTCAAGCCATGTTTCCAAGCAT
Coding sequences:
- the LOC127417191 gene encoding uncharacterized protein C14orf132-like isoform X4, with the protein product MELSLMGVQHFQAVSGTFMDSPYNGSTSLQTSTSNLNISFSRPAEQEEEGKFSSDAIWLWVAVIATIGNIVVVAVVCACAF
- the LOC127417191 gene encoding uncharacterized protein C14orf132-like isoform X3; translated protein: MWQKSGSETREHLQHVHSSARQHFQAVSGTFMDSPYNGSTSLQTSTSNLNISFSRPAEQEEEGKFSSDAIWLWVAVIATIGNIVVVAVVCACAF